In Cystobacter fuscus DSM 2262, the genomic stretch GCAGCGCGAACAGGCGATGCGCTTCCAGCCGCGCCTGCTCCAGGCCATCCACCTGCGGCGTGTTGTGCGCGGCCGTGGAGCGCATGGCATTGCGCACCGAGGGATCGCGCGTATACGTGCCCGTGCCCGGATCCACGATGACGGGGCGCCCGTCCAGGTGCAGCTCGAAGGAGAGCTTGTCGTTGTGGCTGTGCCCCCCCACCCCGCCCTGCCCCTGGGCCCCGGCACTCACCGTCACCACCGCGCCCGCGCCGCGCAGCACGTGGAAGCCACCCGCGGCGAATCCCGTGGAGACCGCGGGCGCGGCGGCCGGGAGGGCCTCGAAGAGGGCCAGCCCCGGCTGCCCGAGCAGCCACGCCGCCTCGTCCGGATACTCGCCCCCGGCAAGGGACGCGTCGCCCAGGAGGGCGGCGCCCAGCGGCACCAGGTAGCCCTGCTCGCGGGGCTCCCGCTCCCGGAAGGGGAAGACGCGGCCCGAGTCGTTGTCGCCAATCTGCGGCGCGAGGCCTCGCTCGGAGCACCACGCGCGCGAGGCCGCGAACATGCCGCGCAGGCGCTGCGTGTAGACCTCGCCCAGCTCCACGCCCTGGGAGCGCGCCACCACGAAGGCCAGCGTGAAGAGCTCCACCGACAGGCGGTGGTAGGGCACGGAGCCCTCGAAGGAGCTGCCGTCCGGGTGCACCTGCGCTTCCACCTGGGTGCGCAACCCCGCCGCCGCCAGCGCCACCTGCCTCGGCGCGTCCGGCAACCGGGGAAACAGCAGACCCACCACGAGCAGGCCCACGTGGTTGGAGACGAGGTGGTTGTTGGGCACCGCGCCCCCATCCTCCAGGTGCGTCTCCACCCAGGCCGAGTGCTCGGCGAGCGCTTGCAGCACCGGCACGAGGAACTCCGGCCGGCGCGCCTCGGGCGCATCCGCGAACATCCACAGCGCCTGCGCCAGGTTGGCCCCGCGCAGCGCCACCTCCATGGCGCACGTCCAGTGCACGCCCTCGCCCACGGGGTTGGCCTGGAGGAAGTCCAGCGTGCGCGCCACGAAGTCGCGCGCGAAGGCACGGCGCGCGGCCTCCTCACGCTCCACCCAGTAGCCCTGGCCGAGCGCCACGAGGCAATCCAGCCGCCCCAGCTCCCACGGGTACTTCGGATCCACGCCCGGCTGCGCCAGCTTCAAGCGCTCCACCGGCACCACCGGGTAGCGGTAGCCGCTGCCC encodes the following:
- a CDS encoding heparinase II/III family protein, producing the protein MSTLSYYSTIARLAPAGLARGMVRRVHGVARQALYKKRERLDERGLLAAFGVDSAEALADRALEVGAGGAWCDVARRASVLEALERMPGAVERALARARAAFRGEFDVFGTHVCFGEGQPVDWSLDVGSGYRYPVVPVERLKLAQPGVDPKYPWELGRLDCLVALGQGYWVEREEAARRAFARDFVARTLDFLQANPVGEGVHWTCAMEVALRGANLAQALWMFADAPEARRPEFLVPVLQALAEHSAWVETHLEDGGAVPNNHLVSNHVGLLVVGLLFPRLPDAPRQVALAAAGLRTQVEAQVHPDGSSFEGSVPYHRLSVELFTLAFVVARSQGVELGEVYTQRLRGMFAASRAWCSERGLAPQIGDNDSGRVFPFREREPREQGYLVPLGAALLGDASLAGGEYPDEAAWLLGQPGLALFEALPAAAPAVSTGFAAGGFHVLRGAGAVVTVSAGAQGQGGVGGHSHNDKLSFELHLDGRPVIVDPGTGTYTRDPSVRNAMRSTAAHNTPQVDGLEQARLEAHRLFALPEAARARVEVFQTGSGLDRLIARHDGYRLLSSPVGVERTFVLDKRERALGVSDSFVGVGLHEVVSRIHLPDREARLREPTAGELARALRVPQAPRTFEPLAVELGPEGSPVAVVLFERGVSPRLETSRYSPGYGLLEESRVVVFGARLSPPAWLRWVVVFG